Within the Epinephelus lanceolatus isolate andai-2023 chromosome 22, ASM4190304v1, whole genome shotgun sequence genome, the region AGAGGAGAGTAGTTCTAATTGGCGTCCTACTACACAAGAACATGATGAGGTAGGCTAATGCAATGCACTTGTCTATTATCATCTATTTCCGTAtgaaattgcatgaaaataGGATTTTGCCgcgtgaattttcaaaattttcttgGGGGAGAACCCCCCCTTGAAATCTTTCTTTTTGTCACATCAGGACATATTACTGGATTTTTTTAAGCAGATGATCAATACTACCATCAAATTGATGAAATTGACCTTGATCTGTGCCATAAAACAAATAGAGCGTCTATGGACGTATGTGGGGCTTAGGCCTATAGATATGAATCTGTAAACGTACACTCATTTCTTCTGTTTGCCCCACGTGCATATTAActcttttggaaaaaaaaaagtgctgccGTGTCCACGTATGTTCATGACCACGCATGCACAAGCAGATATAACATCACAAGGTAAAATCTCACTCCGGCCCTCTGACCAAAGTTGGCAACCCtggtttaatgtgttttgaatcaactaaattttacagcacttcacagaaatccttgccgctgactagtgttttggaggtgtaactgcagagtgacacagacacaccatcacAAGTAtgaatgctcacaacagcgtaggccacgTGCGTAGGGCCTGCTGCACCAGTATAAatcctactactactactactactactactactactaaagTTTACATGTAGTATGTCTCAAACCACCTCCTATCCATCTGTGTTCAGTGCATCTTTGGTGCAAGTTAGACTTTTTTGAGACTGAATATCTGATCTCAAGATGCCTCTCTACCAAGATAAATGGGGTGAGGCCATATTGTCTTGAGCTGGATCATGAAGACCAAAATTTTAAGCTACTCATGGGGTAAATAGAACAAACCCTCAAATACTCCACATGCACAGTCTCCGCATTGTCTACGAGACAAACGGTGTCCATGAAGTTAAAGGTGTAAATATGAAGACTGACTGGCTCACTGTTGTGCCACTGAACTCTGGCTGACCTGAAGGGACAGTAAAAGGAACTGCTGAGCTGCTGTTGATGCAACTGAACTTTCTCCTCACTGCCTCACTAGCCAAAAGTtgaaaatacagcatgaatAAGTCATTAAAATTTTCAGAACAGGTTCGACATactgcattttttgttttcatcagagcctttagagagctatttgaccaagaattATTTAAGAACATGTGGCAACGGGACACAGCCAAGGCAAGACAGGAACAGGGCACACAGAATCAGACTCACAGAATCATGACTCAGATACCTGAGCACAGCCTCACTCCAAATTAGTCCATATCCAATGTCGGGCAGTGACTTGTGCCATCAGAAACCAGcaaaaaaaaggcgtcctttaacgtcagcatgatatgcagccggttggtgttatagtttaacggcatcagggggaaacacggcaggATAAGGACcagagtggtggtggatgggtccaacaaaccccgaCTGTCACCCGAGAGTGCAGTGCTCGCTACCTGTAAGATTCTACAGCCACACCCTGTTCctttttcctaaccctaaccatttccttttgttgcctaaacccaaccttgtgtgtttgttgttgaagggggaaaaaaaagtcaattcgcagtgttgtaccaacgtagtggtGGAAGGAGATGAATATGTTAAGATGTTTTCAGACTCTGCTTCCCAATCTGGGGATCTAAACTTgcaagataaatctgagggaTGGCGAGATGATTAAAGTTAGGAGAGAGTCCCTATAGCCCctaaaaatattgaaatgaaaTAATCTGTGAAGGGAATATTACTCTTTGGACAAACTGCTACAGCTTGTAGACATCATGATTAGAAATTGCTTGGTGTTATAAAAATTATgatcacaagatgtaaacatacCATTGTGTTGTGCAAGTGCTAGAATTTCCTGTTTAATGCTATAGCAACTGCAAGATCAGCAGGTGGCTAGGAGCAAAGGGAAGTCTGTCATTATATATGTAAGAGGAAGCGAGAGAAACAGAGGGTCAGAGACAGGACAAGGACAAGGTCACCCGGAGGACCATAAGACAAGATGTCACACCAACTGACAACCATTGTTATCTATGAAGTATGTACTTGATAGATTAGGGGAACTGAAACCCCCAAACTCCAACACccaaatatactgtataaaagCTTGCAGTAGACGCTCCTCAGGGAGCCTTTTCTCTGTAACCTCATCTTGTGTGTTGCACTATGAAACACTCCTCTTGTACAAGATAATAAATTCTGTTAAACTTTGATATTTCGGCTCCGGTCTCTATTTGCTTTAAAGGTCATTACAAACTAATTCTTATGACACTTGGCTATAAAGGATCACAAGCCAAAAACGCTGGGAACCAATGTCCTTGAATACAACTGACGGtgatatacagtcaggtccataattatttggacaatgatacagttgtcatcattttggctctgtacaccaccacaatgggttttaaatgaaacaatgaatacctgcttaaagtgcagactctcagctttcatttaaggcttttttcaaaaatgtagtatgaaccgtgtaggaatgacaaccatttcttcacacagtcccccaactttaagggctcataagtatttggacaaactaacataatcatcaattaaacagtcagttttaatacttggttgcaaatcctttacagtcaatgactgcctgaagtgttggacacataggcatcatcagatgctgggtttcttccctggtgatgctctgccagccctttactgcagccgtctgcacttcctgcttgtgttttgggtgttttgccctcagttttggcttcagcaagagaaacgcatgctcagttggattcaggtcagatgatatgacttggccattgcagaacattccttttctttgccttaaaaatgtctttggttgcttttgcagtatgcttcaggtcattgtccatctgcactgtgaagcatcgtccaatgagttttgaagcatttagttgaatctgagcagataatggtgccccaaacacttcagaattcatcctgctgctcttgtcagcagtcacatcatcaataaatacaagagaaccagttccactggcagccatacatggccatgacataacagtacctccaccatgcttcactgatgaggtggtgtgctttggatcatgagcagttccttcccttcttccttctcttgtcttcccatcattctggtagttgatctttgttctatctgtccatagtatgctgttccacaactgtacaggctttttagatggtttttgacaaactctaatctggccttccatttttaaggctaaccaatggtttgcatcttgtgataaaccctctgtatttattctagtgaagtcttgtcttgcttacaagagcagcaggatgaaagcttgaagtgtttggggctacattatctgctcagattcatctaaatgcttcaaaactcattggacgatgcttcacagtgcagatggacaatgacctgaagcatattgcaaaagcaaccaaagacatttttaaggcaaagaagtggaatgttctgtgatggtcaagtcatatcatctgacctgaatccaattgagcatgcgtttctcttgctgaagccaaaactgagggcaaaacacccaaaacacaagcaggaagtgcagacggctgcagtaaagggctggcagagcatcaccagggaagaaacccagcatctgatgatgtctatgggtccaacacttcaggcagtcattgactgtaaaggatttgcaaccaagtattaaaactgactgtttaattgatgattatgttagtttgtccaaatacttatgagctcttaaagtcgggggactgtgtgaagaaatgcttgTCATTCCTagacggttcatactacatttttgaaaaaagccttaaatgaaagctgagagtctgcactttaagcaggtattcattgtttcatttaaaacccattgtggtggtgtacagagccaaaatgacgacaactgtatcattgtccaaacaattatggacctgactgtatgtagcTTGTTTTAGAGGCAGAAATAGGACTAGTGATTATTATGCACTTATGAGGACCCTGAGCTTGTCCTTATGTCGTATCAGGTCTCATCTGTGCTAACTCACCAGCACGAGACCGAGTACATTTGGCATTCTAAGGCCCCAGCTTGCCACAAGCAACGCGTTCGCTAACGGTCACTGTTTACTTGCATGctaacaggttagagcattcacaccGCATCTGTTCTACGTGCTGCTCGAATCGCCCTGCTTTCTCAAGCAAGCTTGAAAATAGAAGAGACGCCGATTTTTCCGCGAGTGAATGGTCGCTGTATTTAATCGACATCTGCAGTGGTCGAGAGGTCACAACACGGGTAAATTTGTGTTTTGATGGAACAGCAGCGGCTGCTGCGCGACGTGTCTGTTCGGTTTTGGTATAAATACACGTGTGCTGCCACTACGCTCGTGGACTGCTTCACGACCGCTTTGCAAATGCatcgcttgcggtgtaaatgaggcctaagggtgctctcagacctagagttgtcttgcttcggtctgaatcagggattagttttgttacaaagttgcataattgcctagagttggttcgtgttctcacggcagcatttacaagcggaccagatcaaatgtcttgtgcgggaaagctgctcttgattggtccgaatttccatgtgggaaaaatccaggaagtaaacaaaacgttgaagaagagtacacttgcaagataaatgtgacactttctaatgtcacaatggagggacaactacgcaggttgattttagcgctgctcatcatggactatattgctgtcattgtgcattttagtcaaaccatacagtttgaaaacgaggtgcggctccaactagaaaacaatgttttgatgcattggatgtgctgaatgtgcatattaaggcagtacaggaggaggtgcacattaataatcctccaggactgtaacatgctcatgtttaacccaaacactgtcatgtgactgcagttggttcagatcaagTTGCAGTTCTGCATTTGTTTGCATGAACTCAAGACCCACACTTCCTTATTCACAGGAATATATCTCATCACATTTGGTGTGTGctgccacatacacacacatcactttATCCAGTAATAGCCACAGACATGTATGGTAAAAGGTGGGCtatgctttttttatttatttttttgctgattGGTTGTGATCAAATGTTCACAAGACCAGAGGAGGTTTAAAAAGGGAGATTTCTAGACGTCTGTCAGAAGCGTCAACATCAGCTGATACTGCTTTCCTCCAGACGAACACAGCAACATTTACAGTACAGAGGCCGGCTGATCAGAGCAGGTGAGAAAACTCATTGCTAACAAAAAGTGGTGGTGATGGCAGTAGCAACTCCTGTTTACTGTTAAGCATGAGGCACTCAGTCTCTGTTGTGTATCACTCATACCTGTCCCCCCAAAACAAGGGCAGGCAGGAACCAGTTAGCTCATAACCAAAGGAACACAATGCTGAATCTATTACTTCctaaatataaataatgtacccattaataaataacacagtAGATTGACTACTTAAAAATAACCTCAAAACATAATGTGTGCAGTAATTATGGTCACAGTGTTGTTCCAAAACTCTGTTTCTTCCACTTTAGACAAGATGAACATCGTTCTGTTGATCGCTGTCATGCTCACTCTTTCCGTTGTTGATGGGAACAATCAGCCTTGTCTGTGGAACCCTGACAACAATGCGTACAACAAATTTGTTCAGAGACACATCATCCAAGAACCCTTTGACAGACTATCATGGGTTGACTGGCAAAAGTGAGTTAAACATTGAGTCAATAAGCTGACTGTAAAATGGCCACTAATTACATCTACATACTAATGTACATTACAGTCACGCACACTTTAACAGGATTTTTAAAATTCTGTGTCTACGGTGTGTTTTATCACAGCCATTTACTttgcagtaaaaacactgatctCATTATACAGCTACATATGGAAGTACGGACTCAGCCACAGACCCAGGCAGTCCTTCATCGAGGGCTGGGATGTGGGAAGGGTCGCGTACATCTGCAATGGCGGTGGCTACCCCATTTTGCCTCCTCAACCAGGTAACTTATGCATGAGCTCCTTTGGCTTGCTGGTGTATGATCTCACAGTCGACAACAACGGCAGAGTTACAAGTCTCATGCAAAACGTACAATATGTGATCGTGGCTTGTGATGTGGTTGTCAATCAGTGCCTTCCTGTCCATTTTGAGAGGTACTTCCACCAAATGCCAGACTTGACAGCTGGACCCTGCATGCCTGCATGAGAAACCGCTTAGAACAGGCAAAATCTAGCTAAAGCTTTTTTTACTGTTAACTGATTTGTTTCTTAAAACTTAATCGTCACCTTACCTCAAAGTTTAGAGCTCAGTTGTGTATATAAAACTGTTTGGTATCCTTTTTCCTGATGAGGTCAATTCATACTATTGTCTACTATGTTGGGTTTTGGTCTCCACACTTCATGACTAACGTTCGCTATTTTATGTCAAGATGACTTTGGCATCAGACTTTTGGAAGATTTTCGTTACTTAACGACACACCTTGAAaccaaccaaatatcaacgccaTCTGTCCTCAGTATTCTACATGAAattgtcctgacattgaattttggtcacctgacatcacaacctaaattcaatcAAATATCAACATCTAACAACATCAGTGTCCAGCTGAGGTTGGTGTAAATGCCcttcattttgtcaaaataaaagtcctctgccactttaatgtttttattggcaAATACACATGGTTTAAATATTAATGGACACATGTCACCTGTCAATATCTACACCTGTGTTAAACTGTTTGTATCCTTTTTCATGATGAGGTCAGTTCTATCACTCTGTATAATCCTCTTATTGTGAAACTAACTATATATATCTCCATGTACTTTCTCCATAACAGGATCTGTTATGAAGCTGTATTAGAatcctgtttgttttgcttttgtttataATCAAATAAATGGCTTACAGCTGCATCAATCAATCATctgtcagctcattgtttttggttttatggcATATTTATGTTTGACAGATATTCAACAAAACTAGCCTAGCTTGGGTTCCTTAATGTTCTGACAAAGCAAAAGAGAGAAGATGCCAGACCACAGCTTGATACTGACCAGTTTGGGGTGGTATTTGGACGCAAGCAGCAACCTCTAAGGCTGAGAATGCAGAAGTGACATAAACTGCAgatcctctaatggccacttgaggctggctccaaaacagagttaatccccacagacccccatgttaaaatgcccaacttcacatgtttacagcccggtataaaaaatagttttggtcACCAGAGCTAATTTCAACACTTATGACAACTTTAGAGGGGGCTAGTGAACTAACAACCTCTAACGAAGTGACATATTTTAGAAATGTTTCACATTGTATTCAGTGCATAATAGTTCTGAACCGCTGAAACTGTATTACACTACTGCAATATGAATGCagtaactgcaggaagtttgtgtttCAGCAGATTAATCCTGTGAATATTGCATCAGAAATTAATTTTTGCGATATTTTTCATcatatattttgattttcaacaatcattcattttttttgacaaagtTTGTGGGTCATCTTGGCCATTTCCAACTACTTTTCTGAAGCAGGATGAGGCAGTTTAGCAGACATTAAAGGTGCTGTGGATATAGGCTGTATTCAGCTCTTTACTGTTATTAAGTTTAATAatctaaacttaaaaaaaaaaagaattatttCGTTTTCTGAATAAAAATGAGTGAAATCCTGAGATTTACGCCAACCGCGTGACCCCCAGTGAAGCTTCGGTGACCCCAGTGTACGAAGGCTTAAGGTTACACATATTCAAGGGCGTGGATGTCAGATCCACCcgtcactcctccacagctccactctTGCGTCCAAATATAGTCACCTGTGGCTCttaaaaaaaccaagatggtgacggccgaaatgccaaactctgggcttcaaaacagcagtccacaaaccagtgggtaacatcatggtagctacatACATTTGACGCCCTGGGAATGAGATTCAACAATCTACTATCTTTCTCCTGAATTACAAGCTGAACCTTTAATGAactagtttgacattttgggaagtaCGTTTTGATGGTAGGTGGGTTTTGTTCAGACAGTGCCAGGTTAGCTGTTTcttcctgtctttatgctaagctaagctaactgtctgctGGATGTGGCCTCATATTTACCATACAAATATGAGCATGGTTTCAATCTTCTCATCCAACACTCAGTAAGAAAGGGAATACACTTTccaaatttcccaaaatgttgaactatctaTTAAATATGTGATGtatgaaaaatacataaacTGTAACCTTCTTAGACCCAAGCATGCATGCCCTCTGTGTCATCTTTGTGATGGCTTTAATGGAAGCATCAAAATATGTTGAGTGAGGATGAGGACGCCAAAAAGTTATGTTGCTAAAGTAGTTTTCATTACACAACCTACATTTTCCTGTGAACAAgagtttattttaacaatgcaCTGTGCATGTATCGAACAGAAAGTGACCTGCTGACCCTGAgagtccaaaactgatgctacaGGGGTACCCTAAGCATCAGATTTTGAACCGTAGGGTCACTGACTAAGGTgccatatttgacaagttgggagtgagaacctGCTGCCACAGTCCTGGGATTTTTTTATACCTTTGTTTTCTGCTTCATTGTTTCATTGGAAGTAATATGGAGTTGAGAAATGGATCTACTTTTGAAAATTAGCTTTGAGCAGGCATGGTCGTCCAGCACTGCAGCAGCTTGTGATGGGCAGGCTGGAGGAGAAATCAAACCTTTCTCAAGTGTCACGGTTAAGGAAGGCTTTTATTGTCATCTAAgggtgaaaaacacaaaacagtaaTGTAACAAAATCATTCAGCCAGTGCAATAACAGAACAAATCATGGTTAAAGGTGTTGTAGGGTCGAAATGTGTTAACAGAAGGTAATTTAAATATCATGCAAAATTCATTTCCATACACTGTATAAAACATAGGTAATGTGTGAAAATGTACAAAGACAAATGTGCATGTATATTGTATGTTGATAATGATTCTCCCTTTAATTCATTGATTGACATGCAGTATAGTTGAGCGTGTGACTCAGTGTAATTTAAACTTTTTCGTAAACATTTAAACCGGATTATGTCTCCTTTCATTCACATCAGACTGATGTTACTGTGCGTACAGCTCATTAGTGGCTTCATTTGATAGAGGGAATGCCACAAATAAGTGTTCAATCACTGATCCCCACCCTCACTGTTCATGAAATTAGTTTATTAATTAATGTTATTTCCTCATTGCTCGTCCACTGATCTTAAAAATAACATGATAAAGCCATGTATCCAATGGGAGGTTAAAAATTAACAGGTCATCTTTGAAGACCATAAAAGCAGCCAGAGGGATCACATCAGTCAGAGTTTAGCTGACTGAACGATCTTGAATCAACTTGGAAGATGAATTTTGccgttttattgtttgttttgctgtccaGCAGCTTGATTTTGGCCCAGGATGATGGTAACGCCATCACAGAAAAACCTGATGAGACACGAACATGTCAACCTGACATGTGTGATCTCCTGATGGCATTCGGTGCCATGAAAGAAAAGATTGCAGTTATGGAAACCAGGCTGGAGGACAGCGAAAACCAGATTTGGGACCTGAGGAACAAAGGTAAAGTGCAATTGAAAGATtatattaaataattaataaagcATTTTGTGTTTAATGATGGAATACACACGATTACATGagctgaaacaaaacaagtcctACCAACTAAACAACAAAAGATGGAAGTAGCAGGAGAGAACGTGTCTCCTGGCAGACAAGTTTTATTCACATGGTCACTAAAAGTCTCTTCATGAGAAACAtcagtatgttttgttttacacagAAAGAACCAAGGTGATATTCAGTGCAGCAACAGGAGGAGGATATAAAGACATTGGACCgttcaacaaaaacacaactttaatCTACAGAACAGTGATAACAAACATCGGTGATGCctgcattttccacctaagttattacatatatttgagttatctacaagtttactgtactgtttgtcatctactcgctttcaaatgtccgccacggacacagCGTCACGGATAAACAATAGACGAACCGCGTAAAATAGAGTTGTCGCGCCGCTCTTGTTGCCgatggagccgctgtaattgattgacaggggggcgagctgctacgggactcgcgctgcagacgtgcccGGTTGAGCCCGGCCGTTAGCTGAGATgaatgacaacgggaggctagcactttgcctttcttcattgagataggttttcattgaaaacataaatctgctccgttgttctgataatagcctttttcattcaaacacatccagtcttaatagattaaatatgtctttactctgacacacacacaccgatccTCAAAGCTGGAGAGACCGGTGCCGGCCGGCCGTCTCTCTGGCGTTGTGTAGAAGTATTTGCCCACCTCGAATAATGTTCCCCTCCGGCTgaaattgtgttgtttcccgCAGCATCACCTCCGCGATTGGGGATATGTTTATGCGTAGCAAAGCTAACTGCTTGGGGTTGGGTTTAGAGGTGAGGAAGGGTGCACATTACGTCCCCTCCCCGCGAGCCGACACGGGCACCGGGCCCAGGGGGCAAGCCCGGCCGCTCACAAGccgcctcttcctgcagctccacgAGCTGCAAAGGCTCGGATTGTCCGGGCTCTGGAGCCGGTCAACCTGATTCGAGTGCTGCTGGAAGCCCGTCGGAGGCAGAGCCTCCGCTGGGTCGCAGCCGAGCAGTTCAGCCAGTTTacgatctgtattttctaaacatcagaCTAGAAAGAGGAGTTGACTCAGACTCAAAGAGGCAGATttagctggagcagaaaggttttgttgcgctgccactggggggcggaatgagacaactgactgatgatttatgattggtttggaatttattgcgtaataaatctcagagataaccatggccaaatcaaacccaatttcaagaatgtacaaaaacttaaaagacagatatttcaaatttggatggaaacagatttctaattgttttacatgtttaatattatgtacataagaccctaaattacatagttagaaggctattgtggatttgggtttccagaggctttaataaagcactttgaatagTCAGGTTGTTTAAAGGTGTTGTAGAGTCACACAGTGTTAACAGAAGGTAATTTAAATACCATGCAACATTCATTTCCATACACTGTACAAAACATAGGTAATGTGTGAAAATGTACAAAGACAAATGTGCATGTATATTGTATGTTGATAATGATTCTTTCTTTAATTCATTGATTGACATGCAGTATAGTTGAGCGTGTGACTCAGTGTAATTTAAACTTTTTCCTAGACATTTAAACTGGATTATGTCTCCTTTCATTCACATCAGACTGATGTTACTGTGCGTACAGCTCATTAGTGGCTTCATTTGATAGAGGGAATGCCACAAATAAGTGTTCAATCACTGATCCCCACCCTCACTGTTCATGAAATTAGTTTGTTAATCAGTGTTATTATCTCATTGCTTGTCCACTGATCTTAAAAGTAACATGATAAAGCCATGTATCAAATGGGAGGTTAAAAATTAACAGGTCATCTTTGAAGACCATAAAAGCAGCCAGAGGGATCACATCAGTCAGAGTTTAGCTGACTGAACGATCTTGAATCAACTTGGAAGATGAATTGTGccgttttattgtttgttttactgtccaGCAGCTTGATTTTGGCCCAGGATGATGGTAACGCCATCACAGAAAAACCTGATGAAACACGAACATGTCAACCTGACATGTGTGATCTCCTGATGGCATTCGGTGCCATGAAAGAAAAGATTGCAGTTATGGAAACCAGGCTGGAGGACAGCGAAACCAGGCTGAGAAACAGCGAAACCAGGCTGAAGGACAGCGAAACCAGGCTGAAGGACAGTGAAAGCAGGCTGAATAGCAGTGAAACCAGGCTGAAGGACAGCGAAACCAGGCTGAAGAACAGTGAAACCAGGCTGAAGAACAGTGAAACCAGGCTGAAGGACAGCGAAACCAGGCTGAAGAACAGTGAAACCAGGCTGAAGAACAGTGAAACCAGGCTGAAGGACAGTGAAAGCAGGCTGAATAGCAGTGGAACCAGGCTGAAGGACAGTGAAAGCAGGCTGAGGAACAGTGAAAACCAGCTTCTAGAAGTGAGGAACAAAGGTAAAGTGAAACTGTGTTTAATGATGGATGGCACACAATAACTTGAGTAGGAACAAAATAAGTCCTACCAACTAAACAGCAAAAGATGGAAGTAGCAGGAGAGAACATGTCTCCTCACAGACAAGTTTCATTCACATGGTCGCTAAAAGTCTCTTCATGAGATTCTGGAAATACTttacaaaataatgtgatcagcatgttttgttttacacagAAAGAACCAAGGTGATATTCAGTGCAGCAACAGGAGAAGGAGGTCAAGACATTGGACCGttcaacacagacaaaactttAATCTACAGAAGAGTGATAACAAACATCGGTTATGCCTACAGTCCACACACAGGTAATACTCAGTCACCTGCATCAAGTACCACCTGCTATGCTGAAACATCAAGAAAAATAGACATACTGCCTTCCTGTCATGTGATCTAGATGTTTAAgaacacactgaaacaatcaATTTGAGGAGGACAAAAATTACAGACTCATCTTTGGGTTATATTGTTGAAAGGcaataaaataaagtgctgACGACTACTGATGATTCATGATGTGACTTCTCAtttgtaaaattttaaaaagtgtgaCCACCACCCTGTTGTCTCCACAGGTATCTTTGTTGCCCCTGTTGCAGGTGTCTATTACTTTACCATCTTTTACCATGCTGGAGGACATGAACAGGCAAAGTTGAGGCTCTACAAGAACAGCCAACTC harbors:
- the LOC117246302 gene encoding uncharacterized protein LOC117246302, translated to MNIVLLIAVMLTLSVVDGNNQPCLWNPDNNAYNKFVQRHIIQEPFDRLSWVDWQNYIWKYGLSHRPRQSFIEGWDVGRVAYICNGGGYPILPPQPGNLCMSSFGLLVYDLTVDNNGRVTSLMQNVQYVIVACDVVVNQCLPVHFERYFHQMPDLTAGPCMPA
- the LOC117250697 gene encoding collagen alpha-1(X) chain-like isoform X2; the protein is MNCAVLLFVLLSSSLILAQDDGNAITEKPDETRTCQPDMCDLLMAFGAMKEKIAVMETRLKNSETRLKDSETRLKNSETRLKNSETRLKDSESRLNSSGTRLKDSESRLRNSENQLLEVRNKERTKVIFSAATGEGGQDIGPFNTDKTLIYRRVITNIGYAYSPHTGIFVAPVAGVYYFTIFYHAGGHEQAKLRLYKNSQLMIMTHDHQTEADRADNGGNAAFLQLQPGDQVYVVLAANSHVWGTNYHTTFSGFLVTQM
- the LOC117250697 gene encoding uncharacterized protein LOC117250697 isoform X1: MNCAVLLFVLLSSSLILAQDDGNAITEKPDETRTCQPDMCDLLMAFGAMKEKIAVMETRLEDSETRLRNSETRLKDSETRLKDSESRLNSSETRLKDSETRLKNSETRLKNSETRLKDSETRLKNSETRLKNSETRLKDSESRLNSSGTRLKDSESRLRNSENQLLEVRNKERTKVIFSAATGEGGQDIGPFNTDKTLIYRRVITNIGYAYSPHTGIFVAPVAGVYYFTIFYHAGGHEQAKLRLYKNSQLMIMTHDHQTEADRADNGGNAAFLQLQPGDQVYVVLAANSHVWGTNYHTTFSGFLVTQM